Part of the Sulfobacillus acidophilus DSM 10332 genome, TTCAGATGAGACCGTGACGTGGGCAATCGGGAGCACGGGGCCTGACCGGGAGCGACAACGGACAATTTATGATATTGTGTTGATGGCGCAAAAGCAGGCGATTGACGCGGTACGACCGGGCGTCTCGTTTGACCATATCGATCAGATCGCCCGCTCGGTGATTGAGGCCCATGGCTACGGAGCGTATTTTGGTCATGGGGTGGGCCATGGGGTCGGATTGGCCGTGCACGAGGCGCCCTGGGTCAACCGGGGACGGCCCACATGCTTAGAACCGGGTATGGTGATTACCGTGGAACCAGGCATCTATCTCCCCGAATGGGGTGGAGTGCGGTTGGAGGATACGCTGGCGGTAACCGAAACCGGCGCCGAACGCCTTACGTGGTTTGAGAAAACTTGGACGGAAGTGGGTTAGTCCGTTCATCAAATTTTGGCTGAGGAGTATAGGGAATGATTTCAAGTAACGATTTTCGCAACGGGGTTACGATTGAATTAGACGGGGTCGTCTATCAGGTCATCGAGTTTCAGCACGTCAAACCCGGTAAAGGATCGGCGTTTGTCCGGACGAAACTCAAGAATCTGCAAACGGGCGGGGTGGTCGAGCGGACCTTTAACGCCGGTGAACGGGTACCGTCGGCTCGTGTGGAAAAACGCGAAATGCAGTTTTTGTATAACACGGGTAACGAGTATACCTTCATGGACACCGAAACGTTTGAACAAATTACCTTGTCGGCCGAGGATATTGGCGACGGGGTCCGTTTTCTCAAAGAAAACATGTTATGTCACGTCGTATTGTTTAAAGGGACCAGCATCGGTGTCGAGTTACCCAACAGCGTCGATTTACGGGTCGTCGAGACCGATCCCGGGTTTAAAGGCGATACGGCAACCGGGGGCAGTAAGCCGGCCACGCTGGAAACCGGTGCCGTGGTTAAAGTTCCCTTATTTATCGAGCCCGGGGATTTAATAACGGTCGACACGCGAACCGGACTATATGTCGGTCGGGCCTAAAAGACGGCGCCTCATGGGAGGCGCCGAATTTTTGTGCATGAAATGACGGCAGATGGTTAGCTTATGGCTGGGGAGGTGGTGTTGGTGGCCGAATTACGGCGACGAATTTCCCAGCTGGCCAATCTGGCTGACCGGTATGATATCCGGGAGCGCGGCCGCGAAGGACAGCTCTTGGCGGATGTAGTGGAGGTTTTGCGCGAGCTGAGTCTTGATATCGAAGAGGTGCAGGCCAACCAGTGGGAGCTCGCGCAATACGTGGAGGAAATTGATTCCGACTTATTGTCGTTGGAAGAAGATATCTTCACGCCTGACGAAGACGGCTTTGACGAGGAGGACGATGACCCGTCTTTTTCCGGCAAAACCCGAACGGATGGCATTAACTACATTCAATTAGAATGTCCGGTCTGCGAGTTGGAGTCGTCCTTTAATGAGCAACTATTCCATCAAGACGGGATCCAACTGACCTGTCCCCATTGTGGCAATGTCGTGTTCGATTCCGACGAAGACTACTTGGTGTTGGAAGACGATGATGAGGACGAAGAGTCCCCGTCATTAAAATCTCGCCGGTAACCCGGACCCGTCCCCAGGCTGTTTCAGCGGACACGCTGAAACAGCTTTTTCATAGCGCGGATATTCGCTACACTAAGGGCCGAACAACAAAAGGGGCGTGGACCATGCGTAAACCCTCTATCGTCATCGGAGCTTGGATTCTCTTCGTCCTTCTCTTGTCGCCGTTGGCGCTTCATGTGACCCATGGCTTATCGCCGTACGGATTTGATAATCCCCGTAGCCAAGTCGTGTGGGCCGACAACCAGGTGGCGCACGTGGCCGGTCTGAAATCCGATCCCCCTTGGCTGATTCAAGGCGTCAGTTTTTCGGCAGCGGATCATTGGGCCCGGCAAACCGCGGTGCCGACCCGTTGGCTTTACCGCCTGGACCAAGGAATCGTCTTGTTGCCCGGAGCCTCGAGGAAAGCGGCGATATCGGCGTTTTTGGGCGACTTGCGTCACCAGGGGGCCACGTTGACGCCGGTGACGCAGAACCAGGTCGCCCAAAAAGTGATTCATGACACCAAGGCGACTTTAGGCAAAAGCAGTCTGGTGGCGTTTCCGCTGTTGGCCATTTTGCTGTTGGCGGTGTTTGGCTCGGTTATGGCCGCCTGGTTGCCGTTGGTTGTGGCGTTGGCCGGTTCGGTGGTCGCGTTGGCGGTCGTTGACCTACTGGAGCGTTGGCTGACATTGTCCATTTACCTGACGGATATCGTGAGCTTTTTGGCGCTCGGTGTCGGGGTGGATTACGCCCTTT contains:
- a CDS encoding Elongation factor P (PFAM: Elongation factor P, C-terminal; Elongation factor P (EF-P) KOW-like domain; Elongation factor P (EF-P) OB domain~TIGRFAM: translation elongation factor P~COGs: COG0231 Translation elongation factor P (EF-P)/translation initiation factor 5A (eIF-5A)~HAMAP: Translation elongation factor P~InterPro IPR011768:IPR013185:IPR001059:IPR015365~KEGG: tjr:TherJR_1731 translation elongation factor P~PFAM: Translation elongation factor, KOW-like; Translation elongation factor P/YeiP, central; Elongation factor P, C-terminal~SPTR: Elongation factor P;~TIGRFAM: Translation elongation factor P), whose translation is MISSNDFRNGVTIELDGVVYQVIEFQHVKPGKGSAFVRTKLKNLQTGGVVERTFNAGERVPSARVEKREMQFLYNTGNEYTFMDTETFEQITLSAEDIGDGVRFLKENMLCHVVLFKGTSIGVELPNSVDLRVVETDPGFKGDTATGGSKPATLETGAVVKVPLFIEPGDLITVDTRTGLYVGRA
- a CDS encoding hypothetical protein (KEGG: aoe:Clos_1623 hypothetical protein~SPTR: Putative uncharacterized protein) — its product is MAELRRRISQLANLADRYDIRERGREGQLLADVVEVLRELSLDIEEVQANQWELAQYVEEIDSDLLSLEEDIFTPDEDGFDEEDDDPSFSGKTRTDGINYIQLECPVCELESSFNEQLFHQDGIQLTCPHCGNVVFDSDEDYLVLEDDDEDEESPSLKSRR